The DNA region ATAGGTTCGACACAGCTATAATCCTCGTCATCCCGAGATGACCTCCTCGTAGAGCGCCTGATATGCCTTGATCATCGCTTTTATGCTGAACCGTTCAACGGCCCTTTTACGCGCCTGAATCGAGAGTTTCTCCCTCAGTTCGGGATCATGGATCAGCTTCAGGAGGGCGATAGCCATCTGTTGTGGGGAACGGGGAGGAATCAGAAAACCGTTTAAGCCGTGTTCCACCGCTTCCGGTATACCGCCTACATCTGTCGCCACGATCGGGAGACCGAC from Candidatus Poribacteria bacterium includes:
- a CDS encoding glycosyltransferase — its product is VGLPIVATDVGGIPEAVEHGLNGFLIPPRSPQQMAIALLKLIHDPELREKLSIQARKRAVERFSIKAMIKAYQALYEEVISG